CGCCGCCGCCGAAGCTGCGGCAGGCTAGCGGCATGGCGTTCGGGGATTACCAGTTCGAGATCTACCTGCAGGGCCTGGCCGGGGTGGTGCCCGGGCTGCCGATGACCTACACCGAGTTGGAGGCCAAAGCCGCTGCCGCGCTTTCCCCGTCGGTGTGGTCGTATGTGGCCGGAGGCGCCGGCGACGAGCGCACCCAGCGGGCCAACGTCACGGCGTTCGACCGGTGGGGGCTCATTCCACGGATGTTCGTCGGCGCCGTCGAGCGCGACATGTCCATCGAGATGTTCGGGTTGCGTCTGCCCTCCCCGATCTTCATGGCGCCGATCGGTGTCATCGGTATCTGCGCCCAGGACGGCCACGGCGACCTGGCCAGCGCCCGGGCCGCGGCGGCCACCGGCGTTCCGATGATGGTGTCCACCCTGACCGCCGATCCGCTGGAGGATGTCGCCGCCGAATTCGGCGACACCCCAGGGATTTTCCAGCTGTATACGCCCAAGGACCGGGAGTTGGCCGCCAGCCTGGTGCGCCGCGCCGAGGCGGCCGGATACCAGGCCATCGTCGTGACCCTGGACACCTGGGTTCCGGGCTGGCGGCCCCGCGACCTGGCGATGTCGAACTTCCCTCAATTGCGCGGGCACTGCCTGGCCAACTACTTTTCCGACCCGGTGTTCCGCGCGGGGCTGGCCCAACCACCCGAGGAGAATCCGCAGGCCGCCGTGCTGTCCTGGGTGCAAACCTTCGGCAACCCGCTGACCTGGGACGACCT
This is a stretch of genomic DNA from Mycolicibacter terrae. It encodes these proteins:
- a CDS encoding alpha-hydroxy-acid oxidizing protein encodes the protein MAFGDYQFEIYLQGLAGVVPGLPMTYTELEAKAAAALSPSVWSYVAGGAGDERTQRANVTAFDRWGLIPRMFVGAVERDMSIEMFGLRLPSPIFMAPIGVIGICAQDGHGDLASARAAAATGVPMMVSTLTADPLEDVAAEFGDTPGIFQLYTPKDRELAASLVRRAEAAGYQAIVVTLDTWVPGWRPRDLAMSNFPQLRGHCLANYFSDPVFRAGLAQPPEENPQAAVLSWVQTFGNPLTWDDLPWLRSLTDLPLIVKGICHPDDARRAKDGGVDGIYCSTHGGRQANGGLPALDFLPDIVAAADGLPVLFDSGIRTGADIIKALALGATAVGIGRPYAYGLALGGTAGIVHVLRSLLAEADLIMAVDGYPSRVDLTPDTLRRVT